In one window of Methanosarcina vacuolata Z-761 DNA:
- a CDS encoding Hsp70 family protein: protein MAKYVYGIDLGTTYSCIAYVDESGRPNVIKNLEGTNTTPSVVNFASTNQVVVGQAAKETAVIDPKNTVSLVKTLMGKSNFAISYNGEDKSPEEVSAYILRKLTGDAAKEIDEEVKDVVITCPAYFGTAERIATKNAGVIAGLNVLEIISEPVAAAIYYGCTKELEEKTILVYDLGGGTFDVTIMSIGSEKIEIICSDGDHDLGGKDWDAATMRYLADEFVSQTGNNCDFDEYAQQDLRLKAEKAKQQLSAREKTPVVVDVAGKKARIDFSRDKFDEITSALLKSTLDKTDAAITVAQQRGFKVNELLLVGGSTRMPQVTRALEDKYGIKPKILEPDEAVAKGAAIHAVNVYINKQRSYFKWGEDNKGDVTSDSVSNPSNSVEQLSVDPKMMSNDGKTLSIVVATTKSFAVEAIVNKDLKCCNMILKNDPMPDGAISVSQIFGTSRKNQGEVEIVVYESDFMDEFFEIDEDYAIGTVILELPNNLPSGAPIEITLSLNNEGILEVTGKDITSNKEVHAAMRSKYIMNSEAVEELKEKSKNMVVM from the coding sequence ATGGCTAAATATGTATACGGTATTGACCTTGGTACAACATATTCATGTATAGCTTATGTTGATGAAAGTGGAAGGCCTAACGTTATTAAAAATTTGGAAGGAACAAATACTACTCCTTCTGTAGTTAATTTTGCAAGTACGAATCAAGTTGTTGTAGGACAAGCGGCAAAGGAGACTGCTGTTATTGACCCTAAGAATACGGTCTCGCTGGTAAAAACTTTAATGGGAAAAAGCAATTTCGCCATAAGTTATAATGGTGAAGATAAATCTCCTGAAGAAGTGTCGGCCTACATATTAAGAAAGCTCACCGGAGATGCGGCAAAGGAAATTGATGAAGAAGTAAAGGATGTAGTGATTACTTGCCCTGCTTATTTTGGTACTGCTGAAAGAATAGCGACAAAGAATGCAGGAGTTATTGCTGGTCTCAATGTGCTGGAGATTATTAGTGAACCTGTTGCTGCAGCAATTTACTATGGATGCACTAAAGAACTTGAAGAAAAAACTATTCTTGTTTACGATCTGGGTGGGGGAACTTTTGATGTTACTATCATGAGTATTGGCTCAGAAAAAATTGAGATTATATGTTCTGATGGGGACCATGACTTAGGTGGTAAGGATTGGGATGCTGCAACCATGCGTTACCTTGCAGATGAATTTGTTTCTCAAACAGGAAATAACTGTGACTTTGATGAATATGCTCAGCAAGATCTGCGTTTAAAAGCTGAAAAAGCAAAACAGCAATTGTCTGCTAGAGAAAAAACTCCTGTGGTGGTTGACGTAGCTGGAAAAAAAGCAAGAATCGATTTCTCAAGAGATAAGTTTGATGAAATTACTTCAGCATTATTAAAATCTACACTTGATAAAACTGATGCTGCTATTACTGTGGCACAGCAACGCGGTTTTAAAGTGAATGAACTTCTTTTAGTTGGCGGTTCTACAAGAATGCCACAGGTAACCAGAGCACTTGAAGATAAGTATGGTATAAAACCTAAAATTCTTGAACCGGATGAGGCTGTTGCTAAAGGAGCTGCTATTCATGCTGTTAATGTTTACATCAACAAGCAACGAAGTTATTTCAAATGGGGTGAAGACAACAAAGGCGACGTGACTTCAGATTCCGTTTCAAATCCGTCTAATAGTGTCGAACAATTATCTGTTGATCCTAAAATGATGAGCAACGATGGAAAAACGCTTTCGATTGTTGTGGCTACAACTAAAAGTTTTGCTGTAGAAGCAATTGTAAATAAGGATCTAAAATGTTGCAATATGATTCTCAAAAACGATCCTATGCCTGATGGTGCCATATCTGTGTCCCAGATATTTGGAACGAGTCGAAAGAATCAGGGAGAAGTTGAAATCGTTGTTTATGAAAGCGATTTTATGGATGAATTTTTTGAGATTGATGAAGATTATGCAATTGGTACAGTAATCTTAGAATTGCCGAACAATCTTCCCAGTGGTGCGCCGATTGAGATAACTTTAAGCCTTAATAATGAAGGCATTTTAGAAGTCACTGGTAAAGACATAACAAGCAATAAAGAGGTTCATGCAGCTATGCGGTCAAAATATATCATGAACAGCGAAGCGGTTGAAGAATTAAAAGAAAAATCAAAAAACATGGTTGTTATGTAA
- a CDS encoding PKD domain-containing protein, with translation MNENCYLLLELDFDPPIEDQSIINERIEEKTKFWSSNYNDFKRGTEYRHYHQMLPKIKEIMNDPSKRKKEAASARNIAYALLDEDLKILGMNGEISEDVVVNIADKKKMSINIVKKRASALGIKIIPKVDFQITYDKYYKNKPQNADEFESVVVYLKPFNKDNLYDFLNPGTMQNVDKLPCDKLKQLAQEKKKNEFYKNDTASSSGKKVCEACELAFKDESRKTIYDDYLAWCKRRSILDHAKEISKVADGNLSYEQGNFYIGQLTELFKDRKLAENIFIAFCKVEKIAYNPELYNPDSQKRRRSEKETNKEKAREEAEKKKAREEQERLHKQKEEAENKEREKQERSRKQKEEAKNKEREEQERSRKQKEEAEQAENKEREEQERLRGQKDKPGNIEGHDVLKKLAIGAIICLLTLGGIALMSGNNESQSEVSAPYQTVGERGYSTNSNINGSEQPVHPVADFWSDITSGEAPLKVQFFDESTDSPTSWNWDFGDGVTSTKQNPIHTYTTDGTYTVKETITNEIGGDTETKESYITVTAPAEALTAVAPVPDFSASVTSGEAPLTVSFTDESSGSPTEWQWNFGDSYDIFTEHNPTHTYTKAGTYTVTETVTNEIGGDTETKESYITVTAPAEALTAVVPVPDFSASVTSGEAPLTVSFTDESSGSPTEWQWNFGDSYDIFTEHNPTHTYTKAGTYTVTETVTNEAGQDMETKTDYITVTAPAETPTVVVPVPDFSASVTSGEAPLTVSFTDESSGSPTEWQWNFGDSYDIFTEHNPTHTYTKAGTYTVTETVTNEAGQDMETKTDYITVTAPESDDTTSDNKETDSGTDTTSGDTSLPTESEVLTFVNNYQGVSDFIETVSGDSESSNPTWKWDIWQDQYGDRLISFYYYQNNPKGYDSTYFDSEGNIISTKDLELTLLNSYKGA, from the coding sequence ATGAATGAGAACTGCTATTTACTATTAGAGTTAGATTTCGACCCTCCCATAGAGGATCAGTCCATAATAAACGAAAGAATTGAAGAAAAGACTAAATTTTGGTCTAGTAATTACAATGATTTCAAAAGAGGTACAGAGTACAGACATTATCATCAAATGCTTCCAAAAATAAAAGAAATAATGAACGACCCCAGCAAGCGTAAAAAGGAAGCTGCTTCTGCTCGCAATATTGCATATGCTTTGTTAGATGAGGATCTTAAAATACTTGGCATGAATGGAGAAATTTCCGAAGATGTCGTTGTAAACATTGCAGATAAAAAAAAGATGTCTATTAATATAGTTAAAAAAAGAGCTTCTGCTCTTGGGATAAAAATTATCCCGAAGGTTGATTTTCAGATAACTTATGACAAGTATTATAAAAACAAACCTCAGAATGCTGATGAATTCGAAAGTGTAGTAGTCTATCTCAAGCCATTTAATAAAGATAATTTGTATGACTTCCTAAATCCAGGTACTATGCAGAATGTGGACAAACTGCCATGCGATAAGCTCAAACAACTAGCACAGGAAAAAAAGAAAAACGAGTTCTATAAAAATGATACTGCGAGCAGTTCCGGTAAAAAAGTCTGCGAAGCCTGTGAACTGGCTTTTAAGGACGAAAGCCGCAAAACAATTTATGATGATTATTTAGCATGGTGCAAAAGAAGAAGTATTTTAGACCATGCAAAAGAAATATCAAAGGTAGCTGATGGAAACTTGTCTTATGAACAAGGTAATTTTTACATAGGGCAGTTAACTGAGTTATTTAAGGATAGAAAATTGGCTGAAAATATTTTTATTGCCTTTTGTAAAGTTGAGAAAATAGCATATAATCCAGAATTATATAATCCAGATTCGCAGAAAAGAAGAAGAAGCGAGAAAGAAACCAATAAAGAGAAAGCAAGAGAAGAAGCTGAAAAAAAGAAAGCAAGAGAAGAGCAAGAGAGGTTACATAAACAGAAGGAAGAAGCCGAAAATAAAGAAAGGGAAAAACAAGAAAGGTCACGTAAACAGAAGGAAGAAGCCAAAAATAAAGAAAGAGAAGAACAAGAGAGGTCACGTAAACAGAAGGAAGAAGCTGAACAGGCTGAAAATAAAGAAAGGGAAGAACAAGAGAGATTACGTGGACAGAAGGATAAACCTGGAAATATAGAAGGACATGATGTACTAAAAAAGTTAGCTATCGGGGCAATTATATGTCTTCTAACGCTTGGTGGAATTGCACTGATGAGTGGGAACAATGAAAGTCAATCTGAAGTTTCAGCACCATATCAGACAGTAGGCGAGAGAGGATATAGTACGAATTCAAATATAAATGGTTCAGAACAACCAGTACACCCTGTTGCCGACTTTTGGTCAGATATAACTTCCGGAGAAGCACCATTAAAGGTACAGTTTTTTGACGAGAGCACCGACTCACCAACCTCCTGGAACTGGGACTTCGGGGATGGAGTTACTTCAACCAAGCAAAATCCAATACATACCTATACAACAGATGGAACTTACACGGTGAAAGAGACTATAACAAATGAAATAGGTGGGGATACAGAAACAAAAGAGAGTTATATCACTGTTACAGCTCCTGCAGAGGCTCTAACTGCTGTTGCTCCAGTTCCTGATTTTTCTGCATCCGTAACTTCAGGAGAAGCACCTCTTACAGTATCTTTTACTGATGAAAGCTCAGGATCTCCTACCGAATGGCAATGGAATTTTGGAGACAGTTATGATATCTTCACCGAGCATAATCCAACGCATACCTATACAAAAGCTGGAACTTATACAGTAACAGAGACTGTAACCAATGAAATAGGTGGGGATACAGAAACAAAAGAGAGTTATATCACTGTTACCGCTCCTGCAGAGGCTCTAACTGCTGTTGTTCCAGTTCCTGATTTTTCTGCATCTGTAACTTCCGGAGAAGCACCTCTTACAGTATCTTTTACTGATGAAAGCTCAGGATCTCCTACCGAATGGCAATGGAATTTTGGAGACAGTTATGATATCTTCACCGAGCATAATCCAACGCATACCTATACAAAAGCTGGAACTTATACAGTAACAGAAACTGTAACCAATGAAGCAGGTCAGGATATGGAAACAAAAACAGACTATATCACTGTTACCGCTCCTGCAGAGACTCCAACCGTTGTTGTTCCAGTTCCTGATTTTTCTGCATCTGTAACTTCCGGAGAAGCACCTCTTACAGTATCTTTTACTGATGAAAGCTCAGGATCTCCTACCGAATGGCAATGGAATTTTGGAGACAGTTATGATATCTTCACCGAGCATAATCCAACGCATACCTATACAAAAGCTGGAACTTATACAGTAACAGAGACTGTAACCAATGAAGCAGGTCAGGATATGGAAACAAAAACAGACTATATCACTGTTACAGCTCCTGAAAGTGATGACACAACATCCGATAACAAAGAAACTGATTCAGGCACTGACACAACATCCGGTGACACAAGCCTTCCCACTGAATCTGAGGTATTAACATTTGTAAATAATTATCAAGGGGTAAGCGACTTTATAGAAACTGTTTCAGGAGATTCGGAATCTTCTAATCCTACGTGGAAATGGGATATATGGCAAGATCAGTATGGAGATAGATTGATAAGCTTCTACTACTACCAAAATAATCCCAAAGGATATGACAGCACCTATTTTGACAGCGAAGGAAACATAATTTCAACAAAGGATTTGGAGTTAACATTGTTGAATAGTTACAAAGGAGCTTAA
- a CDS encoding DUF2119 domain-containing protein, which produces MWSRESLYPKIKSCSQKISPKKMSFEASKQMNTDRREHSGGIEDSKAIEYSGGIENSEAIENSGGIENSEAIENSKGKWTNEKENSEDSFFGKHESIETRPDSCPYIGMRIYGRGRPVRLFVAGLHGDEWKDTTGLLKDIKPPEIGSLALIPLVDCGKYISTLNPDYYPEIGKKIIKAIEELKPEIYIELHSYSGENIEKLAGKNRLELIGVPAYSILKEGVLLGSVSPWVRRKYFPKEALCLSFELRKGSMESRKFAARMLEVLKEIQSRDEFIEYMKKEYPAQAKKAMEDYLRFYGEM; this is translated from the coding sequence ATGTGGTCGCGAGAAAGCCTCTACCCGAAGATAAAGAGTTGCTCACAGAAGATCAGCCCGAAAAAAATGAGTTTTGAGGCCTCAAAACAGATGAATACTGACAGAAGAGAGCATTCAGGCGGAATAGAGGATTCTAAAGCAATAGAGTATTCAGGCGGAATAGAGAATTCTGAAGCAATAGAGAATTCAGGCGGAATAGAGAATTCTGAAGCAATAGAGAATTCTAAAGGAAAATGGACCAACGAAAAAGAGAATTCCGAGGATTCTTTTTTCGGCAAGCACGAAAGCATAGAAACGCGGCCAGATTCGTGTCCATATATCGGGATGAGAATATACGGTCGCGGAAGGCCAGTTAGGCTCTTTGTTGCAGGCCTTCACGGAGATGAATGGAAAGATACAACTGGACTCCTGAAAGACATCAAACCTCCTGAAATCGGTTCTCTGGCCCTGATCCCACTTGTAGACTGCGGAAAGTACATTTCAACCCTGAACCCGGATTACTATCCCGAAATAGGAAAAAAGATCATCAAGGCGATTGAAGAATTAAAACCCGAAATTTACATTGAGCTTCATTCCTATTCCGGCGAAAATATTGAAAAGCTGGCCGGAAAGAACAGGCTTGAACTTATAGGAGTGCCTGCTTACAGCATTCTAAAAGAAGGAGTGCTCCTTGGTTCGGTATCTCCCTGGGTTAGAAGAAAGTATTTTCCTAAAGAGGCTCTCTGCCTTTCTTTTGAACTTCGGAAAGGAAGTATGGAATCAAGAAAATTTGCCGCCCGTATGCTCGAAGTTTTGAAGGAAATTCAATCAAGGGACGAATTCATTGAATATATGAAAAAAGAGTATCCTGCTCAGGCAAAAAAGGCAATGGAAGATTACCTGCGGTTTTACGGAGAAATGTGA
- a CDS encoding SAM-dependent methyltransferase produces MRLDAYLVDMGHFKSRGRAKTAILAGNVKVNGTAITKASRDVSTDDIIEVTEGLDQPQGYFKLKLIQEESGILKPGDKVLDLGSSAGGFILFASEIAGHVKGVEFSKDFRSELGKIAYEKENVEVTFGDVFTIPLNLLSEEPVDVILSDMTLEPEDSIKALSIVLPLLKPGGKLLQVIKIPKKKNPKPILSKIENLGLEIQQVINPKKQEIYVVARKPLPEDKELLTEDQPEKNEF; encoded by the coding sequence ATGAGACTGGATGCATACCTTGTAGATATGGGCCATTTCAAGTCACGGGGACGAGCCAAGACGGCTATCCTTGCCGGAAATGTTAAGGTAAACGGCACGGCAATAACAAAAGCCTCCAGAGACGTGTCTACTGATGATATAATCGAAGTTACTGAGGGCCTTGACCAGCCTCAGGGCTATTTCAAACTCAAGCTTATTCAGGAGGAAAGTGGAATTCTTAAGCCTGGAGATAAAGTGCTTGACCTTGGCTCCAGCGCAGGCGGCTTTATTCTCTTTGCCTCGGAAATTGCAGGCCATGTGAAAGGCGTGGAATTCAGCAAGGACTTCAGGAGCGAACTTGGAAAAATTGCATACGAAAAGGAAAATGTTGAAGTAACATTCGGAGATGTCTTCACCATACCTCTGAATTTGCTCTCAGAAGAGCCCGTAGATGTTATTCTTTCGGATATGACCCTGGAACCTGAGGACTCAATAAAAGCTCTTTCGATAGTGCTGCCTCTACTGAAACCCGGGGGAAAGCTGCTTCAGGTTATCAAAATCCCGAAAAAGAAGAACCCAAAACCGATACTTAGTAAAATCGAGAACCTTGGGCTTGAAATTCAACAGGTTATCAATCCTAAAAAGCAGGAAATTTATGTGGTCGCGAGAAAGCCTCTACCCGAAGATAAAGAGTTGCTCACAGAAGATCAGCCCGAAAAAAATGAGTTTTGA
- a CDS encoding bile acid:sodium symporter family protein: MYQKILQKFTSLFPLWAVLLSAVAYVYPEYFAPHQGLIVPFLSFIMLGMGITLSVDSFLAVLKRPSAVILGTLMQYTVMPLAAWIVCLVLKLPPDLAAGVILLGCCPGGTASNVISYLAKADVALSIVLTSVSTLLAFLATPFLTWVLIGQTVEVDVMGMLVSVVKVVIVPVVLGLAINYFFEKKINAVKDVFPAISAAAIVIIIAVIIGTNSANLGKSGPLVLLAVILHNGLGLAGGYGVSKALGFSETEARTIAIEVGMQNSGLSVALAIKHFTATAALPGAIFSIWHNLSGAFLAGHWSKHSVSVPDESKVPSKKGIHSKKLG, from the coding sequence GTGTATCAAAAAATACTTCAAAAATTTACGTCTCTGTTTCCCCTCTGGGCGGTTCTCTTATCGGCCGTTGCATATGTTTATCCTGAGTACTTTGCTCCCCATCAGGGACTTATCGTACCTTTTCTAAGCTTTATTATGCTTGGGATGGGAATCACCCTCTCGGTGGACAGCTTCCTTGCAGTATTGAAGAGACCTTCAGCAGTCATCCTGGGCACCTTGATGCAGTACACAGTTATGCCACTTGCAGCCTGGATAGTTTGCCTGGTTCTAAAGCTTCCACCTGATCTGGCTGCGGGCGTGATCCTGCTGGGCTGCTGTCCTGGCGGTACGGCTTCGAATGTGATCTCTTATCTGGCAAAAGCCGATGTGGCTCTTTCAATAGTGCTTACTTCGGTTTCTACCCTTCTCGCTTTTCTAGCAACACCTTTCCTTACCTGGGTTCTTATAGGTCAGACCGTGGAAGTCGATGTCATGGGTATGCTTGTGAGCGTTGTAAAGGTAGTAATCGTGCCTGTTGTGCTCGGGCTTGCAATCAACTACTTCTTTGAAAAAAAGATAAACGCAGTGAAGGATGTCTTTCCGGCAATCTCAGCCGCAGCCATAGTAATTATCATCGCGGTGATTATAGGGACAAACAGTGCGAACCTTGGAAAGAGCGGCCCGCTGGTACTGCTTGCAGTGATCCTGCATAATGGGCTTGGCCTTGCAGGCGGTTATGGGGTTTCAAAGGCCCTGGGGTTCAGCGAGACCGAAGCAAGGACTATTGCAATCGAGGTCGGGATGCAGAATTCCGGCCTGAGCGTCGCTCTTGCGATAAAACATTTCACAGCAACAGCCGCGCTTCCGGGTGCGATATTTAGTATCTGGCACAACCTGTCCGGAGCTTTCCTTGCAGGACACTGGTCAAAACATAGTGTATCCGTTCCTGATGAAAGTAAGGTGCCTTCCAAAAAGGGCATCCATAGTAAGAAATTGGGGTGA
- a CDS encoding M13 family metallopeptidase gives MKKGVIGLFAFGIVLVNTLTLVAFGSSETLRSNMSTSEKEKAFDPESMNLSVKPGDDFYEYAEGDWIKNHPVPPDKSRYGAFAIVEDRTYDRVKGILESAASNTSAPDGSLEQKIGEFYNMGMDNATLEKQHLDPIKGELKMIDNISSASDLQTVSTQMMEYGLDPFFSIYAAPDKKNSKIMIATLTQGGLGLPDRDFYFRQDNESIKIREQYLTHVTRMFAFLGDSPEVAENNARTVMRIETRLANASFTNVEDHDEVKTYNKMSIEELQAFAPGINWSCLFSSLGYPDVTEVNVRNPSFFKELSSALQDESIADWKTFLRWKLILGTSPYLSPEVEEEHFDFYGRKLNGQQEMKPRWKRVIEAENEAMGEAVGRIYVDRYFDPGSRARMQDIVFNLKTAFGERIQNLIWMEPETKKEALKKLEVLDVQVGYPDEWLNYSELEVKNDSYAMNVLRASKFKFYHGPSGLDRIGQPVNRKLWEMNPQETNAYADYNKIIIVFPAGILQPPFFNKDADDAVNYGAIGAIIGHEMTHHFDSQGRKFDASGNLTDWWTPEDANNFNKSTEVLVDEYNRFEVLPGLYVNGDLTLPENVADFGGLTVAYHAYKLSSKEDPEMIDGFTGDQRFFLSFTQVWRESDTNESLRTLALTDTHSPARFRVNGVVFNVPEFYRAFPSVKHSDKLYRPESERPVIW, from the coding sequence ATGAAGAAGGGAGTAATAGGTCTGTTCGCTTTTGGCATTGTACTGGTTAACACTTTAACCCTTGTGGCTTTTGGTTCTTCTGAAACCTTGAGGAGTAACATGAGCACTTCAGAAAAGGAAAAAGCTTTCGACCCCGAAAGTATGAATCTCTCAGTAAAACCTGGAGACGACTTCTATGAATATGCTGAGGGAGACTGGATCAAAAACCACCCAGTACCTCCGGATAAGTCCCGATACGGAGCGTTTGCAATAGTAGAGGACAGGACTTATGACCGTGTCAAAGGAATTTTGGAGAGTGCAGCCAGCAATACCTCAGCTCCTGATGGAAGCCTCGAGCAGAAGATCGGCGAGTTCTACAATATGGGAATGGATAATGCCACTCTGGAAAAGCAGCATCTTGACCCAATCAAAGGCGAGCTGAAGATGATAGACAATATCTCCAGTGCTTCCGACCTCCAGACCGTTTCGACGCAAATGATGGAGTACGGCCTGGATCCTTTCTTTTCAATATATGCTGCACCTGACAAGAAGAACAGCAAGATCATGATTGCTACCCTTACTCAGGGAGGGCTAGGCCTTCCGGATAGAGATTTCTATTTCAGACAGGACAATGAATCTATTAAAATCAGAGAACAGTATTTGACTCATGTTACCAGGATGTTTGCCTTCCTCGGCGATAGTCCAGAGGTTGCTGAAAATAATGCCAGGACTGTGATGAGGATAGAGACCAGGCTGGCCAATGCATCCTTTACCAATGTTGAAGACCACGATGAGGTCAAAACGTATAACAAGATGAGCATTGAGGAGCTTCAGGCCTTTGCACCAGGCATTAACTGGTCCTGCCTTTTTAGCTCTCTGGGTTATCCGGATGTAACCGAGGTCAACGTCAGAAATCCTTCTTTTTTTAAAGAGCTAAGCAGCGCCCTTCAGGACGAGAGCATAGCCGATTGGAAGACTTTCCTGCGCTGGAAGCTGATTTTAGGTACGTCTCCTTACCTGAGCCCCGAAGTAGAGGAGGAGCACTTTGATTTTTATGGACGAAAACTCAATGGCCAGCAGGAGATGAAGCCCCGCTGGAAGAGAGTTATTGAAGCGGAAAATGAGGCTATGGGCGAGGCCGTAGGCCGCATCTATGTGGATAGATATTTTGACCCAGGTTCCAGGGCCAGGATGCAGGATATAGTATTCAACCTGAAAACGGCCTTTGGAGAGAGAATTCAAAACCTGATATGGATGGAACCTGAAACCAAAAAAGAAGCCCTCAAAAAGCTTGAAGTTCTGGATGTACAGGTCGGCTACCCGGATGAATGGCTGAACTATTCGGAGCTTGAAGTTAAAAACGATTCATATGCCATGAATGTGCTCAGGGCTTCTAAATTCAAGTTCTATCACGGTCCCAGTGGTCTGGATAGAATAGGCCAGCCTGTAAATCGCAAGCTGTGGGAGATGAATCCCCAGGAGACTAACGCCTATGCGGACTACAATAAAATAATTATAGTCTTCCCGGCAGGCATTCTTCAGCCTCCTTTCTTCAATAAGGATGCTGATGACGCTGTTAATTACGGTGCCATAGGTGCTATTATAGGACACGAGATGACTCACCATTTCGACAGCCAGGGAAGAAAGTTCGATGCAAGTGGAAATTTGACGGATTGGTGGACACCAGAAGATGCCAATAACTTCAACAAAAGCACGGAGGTTCTGGTGGACGAATATAACAGATTCGAGGTTTTGCCTGGCCTGTACGTCAATGGGGACCTGACCCTGCCTGAAAACGTAGCAGATTTTGGCGGATTGACCGTGGCCTATCACGCTTATAAGCTCTCATCGAAAGAGGATCCGGAAATGATTGATGGATTCACTGGAGACCAGAGGTTCTTTTTAAGCTTC